The Faecalibacter sp. LW9 genome has a segment encoding these proteins:
- a CDS encoding DUF6371 domain-containing protein, whose product MYKNYKYVLEKYSGSKSRFNCPNCKRKEFTRYKNIETNEYLPYEYGICNRLIKCGYKKYPSQNINTILENNVDNQLQVIEYLDQDILNDFENSNFKNPLFTFLKSYFDEIKVQKIFELYQVKTEKYYENYLTIFPQFDQDFNLRALKKMRYNSQTGKRNKSFFQWYNPNKNYLKQCLFGLHLINHPTYLKSKIVIVESEKTAIIGMLYFDQYLFLASGGMMNLTTEKLYQLNGKEIILMPDLSPINTKNSAFNYWKNKAEKIAKEVNCSISISTLLEDLGSVSQKENQYDLGDFIIENLKINKT is encoded by the coding sequence ATGTATAAAAATTATAAGTATGTTTTAGAAAAATACTCTGGCTCTAAATCTCGATTTAATTGTCCTAACTGTAAGCGTAAAGAGTTTACACGTTATAAAAATATTGAAACGAATGAATATTTGCCTTATGAGTATGGAATTTGTAATCGTTTGATAAAATGTGGTTACAAAAAATATCCTTCACAAAATATTAATACAATTTTAGAAAATAATGTTGATAATCAGTTGCAAGTTATAGAATATTTAGATCAAGATATATTAAATGATTTTGAAAATTCAAATTTTAAAAATCCACTTTTTACCTTTTTAAAATCATATTTTGATGAGATAAAGGTTCAGAAAATTTTTGAATTATATCAAGTTAAAACTGAAAAATATTATGAAAATTATCTAACAATTTTTCCTCAATTCGATCAAGATTTTAATCTTAGAGCATTAAAGAAGATGAGATACAATTCGCAAACAGGTAAACGAAATAAGAGTTTTTTTCAATGGTACAATCCTAATAAAAATTATTTAAAACAATGTCTTTTTGGTTTACACTTAATAAATCATCCAACTTATTTAAAATCTAAAATTGTTATAGTAGAATCAGAAAAGACAGCAATTATAGGTATGCTATATTTCGATCAATATTTGTTTTTAGCTTCTGGAGGAATGATGAATTTAACAACTGAAAAATTATATCAATTGAATGGCAAAGAAATAATATTGATGCCAGATTTATCTCCAATTAATACTAAAAATTCTGCATTCAATTATTGGAAAAATAAAGCTGAAAAAATAGCAAAAGAAGTAAATTGTTCTATTTCAATTTCTACTTTATTAGAAGATTTGGGTTCTGTTTCTCAAAAAGAAAATCAATATGATTTAGGAGATTTTATAATTGAAAATTTAAAGATTAATAAGACTTAG
- a CDS encoding plasmid mobilization protein — MKSKKIQIRVSNSEFYIIHKKAKQAGISTSEFLRAIALDYNLSYKLTNEEIEIYKELNKYADNFRRIGNLFKLGDSTKVKEISIETAQLIREHLNRLKL; from the coding sequence ATGAAATCAAAAAAAATACAAATAAGAGTATCAAATTCTGAATTTTATATCATTCATAAAAAAGCAAAACAGGCTGGAATTTCAACATCAGAATTTTTAAGAGCAATCGCTTTAGACTATAATTTATCTTACAAATTAACCAATGAAGAAATAGAAATCTATAAAGAATTAAATAAGTATGCTGATAACTTTAGACGAATCGGCAATTTATTCAAATTGGGAGATTCAACCAAAGTAAAAGAAATTTCAATTGAAACTGCTCAACTTATTCGTGAACATTTAAATAGATTAAAATTATGA
- a CDS encoding OmpA family protein has translation MKKTALIFAFSAFIVSCNQSTKQQESTSDAQENTIETKDVKTEDTQASTEFNIENIPFSTADIGDFPFINLPKGLEARKGAIQKNFDVCFFPINGVMTPFEGKLYKANVTAVQGEEYSQRYFEKSMEDYLLSVGAVKVFDGEITKEEYERYNKQDPNKGASGDMGYWDQNMKFYVIRTKEKGNVYIQFTSNNAGGTLNVLQEEAFQQTITKVTADDIAKDLTEKGKSILYINFDVDKANITTEGKEVVTQIAEALQNDKSLKIAIEGHTDNTGDALHNKKLSDARANSVMNALITNGIDKSRVTAKGFGAEKPLVANDSEENKARNRRVELVKVN, from the coding sequence ATGAAAAAAACAGCCCTTATTTTTGCATTTTCAGCTTTCATTGTTTCTTGTAATCAATCCACAAAACAACAGGAAAGTACATCAGATGCACAAGAAAATACTATTGAAACCAAAGACGTAAAAACAGAAGATACTCAAGCTTCTACTGAATTCAATATTGAAAACATTCCATTTTCTACTGCCGATATTGGCGATTTTCCCTTTATTAATTTACCTAAAGGATTAGAAGCTCGAAAAGGTGCCATACAAAAAAACTTTGATGTTTGTTTCTTTCCTATAAATGGTGTAATGACACCTTTTGAAGGTAAATTGTATAAAGCAAATGTTACTGCAGTTCAAGGCGAAGAATATTCGCAACGCTACTTTGAGAAAAGCATGGAGGATTATTTGCTTTCCGTCGGAGCGGTTAAGGTTTTTGATGGCGAAATCACCAAAGAAGAATACGAACGTTATAACAAACAAGACCCTAATAAAGGTGCTTCTGGAGATATGGGGTACTGGGATCAAAATATGAAGTTTTATGTTATTCGTACCAAGGAAAAAGGGAATGTTTATATTCAATTCACTTCCAATAATGCGGGAGGAACATTAAATGTATTACAAGAAGAAGCTTTTCAACAAACCATTACTAAAGTAACGGCTGACGATATTGCGAAAGACTTGACCGAAAAAGGGAAGTCGATTTTATATATCAATTTTGATGTAGATAAAGCAAATATCACTACCGAAGGAAAAGAAGTGGTAACGCAAATTGCAGAAGCATTGCAAAACGATAAAAGTCTGAAAATTGCTATTGAAGGGCATACCGACAATACAGGCGATGCATTACACAATAAAAAGCTATCTGATGCTCGGGCAAATTCTGTGATGAACGCTTTGATAACAAATGGAATTGACAAATCTCGAGTAACCGCAAAAGGTTTCGGTGCTGAAAAACCTTTGGTAGCAAACGATTCCGAAGAAAATAAAGCTAGAAACCGTAGGGTAGAATTAGTAAAAGTTAATTAA
- a CDS encoding Eco57I restriction-modification methylase domain-containing protein → MVTIVKALNPAYRQFKPIRKDVDNFKSELLACLESIEISDNRNESEEHLKEPIKRFLTNTFYQKNLINTKDRIDLAIYLDNTAKSDVGVIIEAKRPSNKAEFISTANINKKALQEVLLYYLRERIDYKNNNIKQIIVTNGFEWFFFKGEDFYDYFYKNAELVKEYARFRDGLKDTAKNELFYKEIAATYIEQVKDVLPYVHVKLEAKEITKYNDTKISNLYKLFSDTHLLGKAFGNDSNKLNNDFYKELLHIIGLEEIKEKTGSKKVIVRKEVKERDYASILENTIFTLEDKNYLDRVTHIPNSPEKAFNVGLELCINWINRILFLKLLESQLVSYNKSKDYKFLNFDFLNGYDALNDLFFSALAKPLNERHDKYKERFKHIPYLNSSLFEHSEMERLTFDITALKDEEMQVYSGTVLKDNNGKKLTGKLNTLDYIFRFLDAYDFSADANTDIEEEQNGKTLINASVLGLIFEKINGYKDGSFYTPGYITMFMCKEAIREAVVDKFKEEHHSSIETFDDVKDYCENFFKKDDRIKFNNTINNLKICDPAVGSGHFLVSALNELIAVKSELGILANEHGEKIPCEVTVENDELYIAYNEGELFEYNRQDVNSLRIQKTLFHEKQTLIENCLFGVDINPNSVNICRLRLWIELLKNAYYTSEGELQTLPNIDINIKCGNSLVSRFKLDDSLKQAFKNKEVGYSIEDYKAAVSEYKQTNSKAKKGEVETIIRNIKNNFRTTLDAKIKEKISKAIGEFENEKLRLDNLVLFGEKIKKADKDNLKKLKLKAEKLEKEKQEILDNVMFQNSFEWRFEFPEVLADDGSYLGFDVIIGNPPYIQLQKMKEASEMLQKLGYASFARTGDIYSLFYELGNNILNTNGCLIFITSNKWMRAAYGESLRQYFIEKTNPKILIDFGGIQIFDSATVDTNILMFKKQQNQHQTLGAFCLIILQKSNPFPSLKTISSKTTSILFS, encoded by the coding sequence ATGGTAACTATCGTTAAAGCTTTAAATCCTGCTTATCGTCAATTTAAACCAATCCGTAAAGACGTTGATAATTTTAAATCTGAATTATTAGCCTGTTTAGAGTCCATTGAAATCAGTGACAACAGAAACGAATCGGAGGAACATCTTAAAGAACCGATTAAGCGCTTTTTAACGAATACTTTTTACCAAAAAAACTTAATCAATACCAAAGATCGTATCGACTTAGCCATTTACTTAGATAATACAGCTAAAAGCGATGTAGGCGTGATTATAGAAGCAAAAAGACCAAGCAACAAAGCCGAATTTATTTCTACGGCTAACATCAATAAAAAAGCATTACAGGAAGTCCTTTTATACTACCTACGCGAACGTATCGATTACAAGAATAATAACATCAAACAGATTATTGTAACGAATGGATTCGAATGGTTCTTTTTCAAGGGTGAAGACTTCTACGATTATTTTTACAAAAATGCGGAGTTAGTGAAAGAATATGCCCGTTTCCGTGATGGGTTAAAAGACACCGCAAAAAACGAACTTTTCTACAAAGAAATTGCTGCAACTTATATTGAACAGGTAAAAGATGTTTTACCTTATGTACACGTTAAACTAGAGGCAAAAGAAATTACCAAATACAACGATACAAAGATCAGTAACCTGTATAAACTATTTTCAGATACACATTTATTAGGTAAAGCATTTGGTAACGATAGCAATAAGTTAAATAATGATTTCTACAAAGAATTACTCCATATCATTGGGCTAGAAGAAATCAAAGAAAAAACGGGTTCTAAAAAGGTAATTGTTCGTAAAGAAGTAAAAGAACGTGATTATGCATCGATACTAGAGAATACCATTTTTACTTTAGAAGATAAAAATTATTTAGACCGTGTAACTCATATTCCAAACTCGCCAGAAAAAGCGTTTAATGTAGGATTAGAATTATGCATCAATTGGATCAATCGTATCTTATTTCTAAAGTTATTAGAATCTCAATTGGTCAGTTACAACAAGTCCAAAGATTATAAATTCCTAAACTTCGATTTTCTTAATGGATACGATGCATTAAATGATTTATTCTTTTCAGCATTGGCAAAACCATTAAACGAACGTCACGACAAATACAAAGAACGTTTCAAACATATTCCATACTTAAACAGTAGCTTGTTCGAACATAGTGAAATGGAGCGTTTAACATTCGATATTACGGCACTGAAAGACGAAGAAATGCAAGTCTATTCAGGTACAGTGTTAAAAGATAACAACGGTAAAAAATTAACCGGTAAACTAAATACGCTCGATTACATTTTTAGGTTTTTAGATGCTTACGATTTTTCTGCGGATGCCAATACAGATATCGAAGAAGAACAAAATGGGAAAACATTAATCAATGCTTCGGTCTTAGGTCTTATCTTCGAAAAAATCAACGGATACAAAGACGGTTCCTTCTATACACCTGGATATATAACGATGTTTATGTGCAAAGAAGCCATTAGAGAGGCTGTGGTAGATAAATTTAAAGAGGAACATCATTCATCTATCGAAACTTTTGATGATGTAAAAGATTACTGTGAAAATTTCTTTAAAAAAGATGATCGCATCAAGTTCAACAATACCATCAATAATTTAAAAATTTGTGATCCTGCAGTTGGTTCTGGACATTTCTTAGTTTCGGCTTTAAACGAATTAATTGCAGTGAAAAGCGAATTAGGGATTTTAGCAAATGAACATGGTGAAAAAATTCCTTGTGAAGTGACGGTAGAGAACGATGAATTATACATTGCATACAACGAAGGCGAATTATTCGAATACAATCGCCAAGATGTAAATAGCCTACGCATTCAGAAAACATTATTCCATGAGAAACAAACGCTAATCGAAAATTGTTTATTTGGAGTAGATATCAATCCAAATTCAGTAAATATTTGTCGTTTACGTTTATGGATAGAGTTGTTAAAGAATGCATATTACACTTCTGAAGGAGAACTACAAACTTTACCGAATATTGACATCAACATCAAATGCGGGAACTCATTAGTAAGCCGTTTTAAATTAGACGATAGTTTAAAACAAGCCTTCAAAAACAAAGAAGTGGGCTATTCGATTGAAGATTATAAAGCAGCCGTAAGCGAGTATAAACAAACCAATAGCAAGGCGAAAAAAGGGGAAGTTGAAACCATTATCCGAAACATCAAAAATAATTTCAGAACAACTTTAGATGCTAAAATCAAAGAAAAAATTTCAAAAGCCATTGGTGAGTTCGAAAATGAAAAGCTTCGTTTAGATAACTTAGTATTATTTGGCGAAAAGATTAAAAAAGCGGACAAAGACAATTTAAAAAAATTAAAACTTAAAGCTGAAAAACTAGAAAAAGAGAAACAAGAAATTTTGGATAACGTAATGTTCCAGAATAGTTTCGAGTGGCGTTTCGAGTTTCCGGAAGTTCTAGCCGATGATGGTTCTTACCTAGGCTTTGATGTCATCATTGGGAATCCGCCTTATATTCAATTACAGAAAATGAAGGAAGCAAGCGAAATGCTTCAAAAATTAGGGTATGCATCGTTTGCGCGCACAGGCGATATCTACAGTTTGTTTTACGAATTGGGTAATAATATTTTAAATACAAACGGTTGCTTAATATTTATCACATCCAATAAATGGATGCGTGCAGCCTATGGAGAAAGTTTAAGACAATATTTTATAGAGAAAACAAATCCTAAAATTTTAATTGATTTTGGTGGGATTCAAATATTTGATTCTGCAACGGTTGATACCAATATCCTAATGTTTAAGAAACAACAAAATCAACACCAAACCCTAGGTGCTTTTTGTTTGATTATTTTGCAAAAATCCAATCCGTTTCCATCGCTCAAAACAATATCCAGCAAAACGACATCTATTTTGTTTTCCTGA
- a CDS encoding LuxR C-terminal-related transcriptional regulator yields the protein MAKKIENEKWQELFQKQSSKMNEKTDPLQPDLIDNYYFIYDCVENEIAFVNNAFQTITGYDNKTFNLDQLIKIIHPDDLDYFFKCEEKDLEITNQLMFNQHFQFLFSYTYRIVKANGEVITIQQKCQAIEVTTQGHLSKTLVTHQIVDDYKVRPANDHKIFDKTRGIYIDSDNCYNLSNREFEILTLIKAGMNSAEISDKLNISKYTIDTHRKNILNKTNASSFLELIHRLSFAEF from the coding sequence ATGGCGAAAAAGATTGAAAATGAAAAATGGCAAGAGCTTTTTCAAAAGCAAAGTTCCAAAATGAATGAAAAGACTGATCCTCTTCAGCCTGATTTAATAGATAATTACTACTTTATTTATGATTGTGTAGAAAATGAAATCGCATTTGTAAACAATGCTTTCCAGACCATCACCGGCTACGATAATAAAACTTTTAATTTGGATCAATTGATTAAAATCATTCATCCAGATGATTTGGATTATTTTTTTAAGTGTGAGGAAAAGGATTTAGAGATTACCAATCAATTAATGTTTAATCAACATTTTCAATTCTTGTTTTCTTACACTTATCGTATTGTAAAAGCTAATGGAGAGGTGATTACGATTCAACAAAAATGTCAAGCAATTGAGGTGACAACTCAAGGACATTTAAGTAAAACTTTAGTTACGCATCAAATTGTGGACGATTATAAAGTCCGTCCGGCAAATGATCATAAGATTTTTGATAAGACTAGAGGGATTTATATTGATTCGGATAACTGTTATAATCTATCGAATCGTGAATTCGAAATCTTAACATTAATCAAAGCAGGAATGAATAGTGCAGAAATATCAGATAAATTAAACATTAGTAAATATACGATTGATACCCATCGTAAAAATATCTTAAATAAAACGAATGCTTCAAGTTTTTTAGAGCTGATTCATCGCTTAAGTTTCGCAGAATTTTAA
- a CDS encoding IS30 family transposase — MFISHQIAFEISMNKNYGISKILSNKKLLKIVHSKLKKRWSPEQISIFLKHNFLHNNAMNVNHETIYFYIYLHSKSHLKKELIDSLRQKKKTRGPDHSKESKDIKIKDRISIDERPQEMIDREIPGHWEGDLIIGKDHKSAIGTLVKIYSGSYFSASKRQKCRDRSKGF; from the coding sequence GTGTTTATTTCACATCAAATTGCCTTTGAAATTTCAATGAATAAAAACTATGGGATAAGCAAAATTCTAAGCAATAAAAAGCTCTTAAAAATTGTGCATTCTAAACTCAAAAAAAGATGGTCGCCTGAACAAATTTCTATATTTTTAAAACATAATTTCCTTCACAATAATGCAATGAATGTAAACCACGAAACCATTTATTTTTATATCTATTTGCACAGTAAAAGTCACCTAAAAAAGGAACTAATTGACTCGCTAAGACAAAAGAAAAAAACTAGAGGACCTGATCACTCGAAAGAGTCGAAAGACATTAAAATTAAAGATCGTATTTCTATCGATGAAAGACCTCAAGAAATGATAGATAGAGAGATTCCTGGACATTGGGAAGGAGATTTAATTATCGGTAAAGACCATAAATCGGCCATTGGAACCTTGGTAAAGATCTACTCGGGCAGTTATTTTAGTGCATCTAAAAGACAAAAATGCAGAGACCGTTCGAAAGGCTTTTGA
- a CDS encoding relaxase/mobilization nuclease domain-containing protein: MAKSVSGGGTLFNYVCNPEKGYEVDRNLISGINSKEIYDDFKLYIEQNQRATNKILSMVLSPDIKDGNNMQKDDFKSLIREFLKELDIDYKNQPYVAFLHTEKKHNHIHILFSRVRDDGSLIKDNHIGKKAQWAAHRVAEKRGFISAKQVMIDKIKTIEIEKNQINSVQKQILNAHKLITSCSVNYEEYKLKMFEHGFKVKPFLNKQDQLQGHRIIDLHTGIDYKASDIHRSLSLSNIMKSGILPDKNEMLHKTLENPFDEGLKQLLLFEGKSETYKYKR, translated from the coding sequence ATGGCAAAATCAGTTTCAGGAGGAGGCACACTTTTCAATTATGTATGTAATCCTGAAAAAGGATATGAAGTAGATCGAAACTTAATATCTGGAATAAATTCTAAAGAAATATACGATGATTTTAAGCTTTATATCGAGCAAAATCAAAGAGCAACAAATAAAATTTTATCAATGGTTTTAAGCCCTGATATAAAAGATGGAAATAATATGCAAAAAGATGATTTTAAATCATTAATAAGGGAATTCTTAAAAGAATTAGATATAGATTATAAAAATCAACCTTATGTCGCATTTCTACATACTGAAAAGAAGCATAATCATATCCATATATTATTTTCAAGAGTTAGAGATGACGGAAGTTTGATAAAAGATAATCATATTGGTAAAAAAGCACAATGGGCAGCTCATCGGGTAGCAGAAAAAAGAGGATTTATCTCTGCGAAACAAGTAATGATTGATAAAATCAAAACAATTGAAATAGAAAAGAATCAAATTAATTCAGTTCAGAAACAAATATTAAATGCTCATAAATTGATTACTTCTTGTTCTGTTAATTATGAAGAGTATAAACTAAAAATGTTTGAGCATGGTTTTAAAGTTAAGCCATTTCTAAATAAACAAGATCAGTTACAAGGGCATCGAATTATTGATTTACATACAGGGATTGACTATAAAGCGAGTGATATCCATCGTTCATTAAGTTTAAGTAACATAATGAAATCAGGAATTTTACCTGATAAGAATGAAATGTTACATAAGACTTTAGAAAATCCTTTTGATGAGGGTTTGAAACAGTTACTTCTATTTGAAGGTAAATCTGAAACTTATAAATATAAACGATAA
- a CDS encoding response regulator transcription factor, which yields MYDKNNIKLAIVDDHPMILEGLKSLLEKDSKFHVFSFTKGAAVIDFIQENKIDVVLLDIVLSDGNGLDFCKIIKQKAPRVWC from the coding sequence ATGTATGATAAAAACAATATAAAACTTGCCATAGTTGATGACCATCCAATGATTTTAGAAGGATTGAAATCACTATTAGAAAAAGATTCGAAGTTTCACGTTTTTTCTTTTACCAAAGGAGCTGCTGTCATAGATTTTATTCAGGAAAACAAAATAGATGTCGTTTTGCTGGATATTGTTTTGAGCGATGGAAACGGATTGGATTTTTGCAAAATAATCAAACAAAAAGCACCTAGGGTTTGGTGTTGA
- a CDS encoding sensor histidine kinase, protein MMKNKFQYNIESRQSSKTLIFFLMVYHDFFGEQKMTALLFGYLRFNYLVMYRNSLIIIVMLFLGNMIQAQQLVPLDEVAYVKQINRTIENTKSDSDRLYNTLLLSEYWAQTDSLKSKQALDKVLSSSQKNSLAKGILEYYQGVFYANQGSKSQAKTYYEQAIKALENDSINIAFLIKSWYNYAYIQVEDKGYDYMVKTLTEYCIPLSKKSNNIELLAYSYTQLGLTFMSVGQFDKAEEYHKKALEQLEKIKNKNSVHVVTYLNLVSNYCYKPDSKTAKIYLDQAKELLKPFPESQHYPNYYYQEAMYYTTIQDFDNALASLSKGAKLAKESNQTKLLHMLHFRMYNVYLMQKDYRKAKAQLEHILAEKVLAKEAVNRRITYTQLAAVNDVLGEHKEAYQWMKQASLLSDSLQQNKLLEKMNELEILHQTADKQQKINDLEKEKKANELLSKNKNLRMTILVIALILSLVIAFLIFINYKKQQKLNKQISLSHEQDLLHIENQRKYEATQAILQGEEQERQRIAQDLHDSMGGMLANIRMSISSNDSFNKENVIEKLDKSIVEMRRISRNLMPETLKNLGLEIALKELCETMTQKYFTIQFEAFNLSENIPFKTQIALYRIAQESISNVTKYAQATNVIVQISQNKNILNLTIEDDGIGFDKSEIVYGLGLKNIQNRVQLINGTVEIVSNKGEGTTINVECYV, encoded by the coding sequence ATGATGAAAAACAAATTTCAATATAATATAGAATCAAGACAATCATCGAAAACCTTGATATTTTTTCTAATGGTTTACCATGATTTTTTTGGAGAACAGAAAATGACAGCTCTTTTATTTGGATATTTGCGGTTTAATTATTTAGTGATGTATAGAAACTCTCTGATCATAATAGTTATGCTGTTTTTAGGCAATATGATACAAGCCCAACAACTGGTTCCTTTAGACGAAGTAGCTTATGTAAAACAAATTAATCGTACCATTGAAAATACGAAAAGTGATAGTGATCGCTTGTATAATACGCTATTACTGTCTGAATATTGGGCACAAACAGATAGTTTAAAAAGTAAACAAGCACTTGATAAAGTCCTATCATCTTCTCAAAAAAACTCATTAGCTAAAGGAATTTTAGAATACTATCAAGGGGTTTTCTATGCTAACCAAGGTAGTAAATCACAAGCAAAAACATATTACGAGCAAGCTATAAAAGCTCTTGAAAACGACTCGATCAACATCGCTTTTTTAATTAAATCATGGTATAATTATGCTTACATACAAGTAGAAGACAAAGGATATGATTATATGGTTAAAACGCTGACAGAATATTGTATTCCGTTGAGCAAAAAAAGTAATAACATAGAACTGTTAGCCTATAGTTATACACAACTAGGATTAACATTTATGTCGGTTGGGCAATTTGACAAGGCTGAAGAATATCACAAAAAAGCCTTAGAACAACTTGAAAAAATAAAAAACAAAAATAGTGTGCATGTGGTTACTTACTTAAATTTGGTAAGTAATTATTGCTACAAACCCGATAGTAAAACAGCTAAGATATATTTAGATCAGGCAAAAGAGCTTCTGAAGCCTTTTCCTGAATCACAGCATTATCCGAATTATTATTATCAGGAAGCGATGTATTATACTACTATTCAGGATTTTGATAATGCATTAGCCAGTCTAAGTAAAGGAGCCAAATTAGCCAAAGAGAGCAATCAAACCAAATTATTGCACATGTTGCATTTTAGAATGTACAATGTGTATTTGATGCAAAAAGATTATCGCAAAGCGAAAGCACAATTAGAGCATATTTTGGCTGAAAAAGTATTGGCTAAAGAAGCTGTAAATCGCAGAATAACTTATACCCAATTGGCAGCAGTTAACGATGTTTTGGGCGAACATAAAGAAGCCTATCAATGGATGAAGCAAGCGAGTTTGTTAAGTGACAGCTTGCAACAAAACAAGTTGTTAGAAAAAATGAACGAATTGGAAATTTTGCATCAAACAGCTGACAAACAACAAAAAATAAACGATTTAGAAAAAGAAAAAAAAGCAAATGAATTATTGAGTAAAAACAAAAATCTACGAATGACTATTTTGGTTATTGCTCTTATATTAAGCTTGGTTATTGCTTTTTTAATTTTTATCAATTACAAGAAACAACAAAAGTTAAACAAGCAAATCAGTCTGAGTCATGAGCAGGATTTACTTCATATAGAAAATCAACGTAAATACGAAGCAACACAAGCCATATTACAAGGTGAAGAGCAGGAACGCCAACGAATTGCACAGGATTTACACGATAGCATGGGCGGTATGTTAGCAAATATACGAATGTCTATTTCATCAAATGATTCGTTTAATAAAGAAAACGTAATTGAAAAATTAGATAAATCTATTGTTGAAATGCGTCGTATTTCCAGGAATCTGATGCCCGAAACACTGAAAAACCTTGGTTTGGAAATCGCTCTTAAAGAATTGTGTGAAACCATGACACAGAAATATTTTACCATTCAGTTTGAAGCTTTTAATTTGTCAGAAAATATTCCGTTTAAAACGCAAATAGCGTTATATCGTATTGCTCAAGAAAGCATTAGCAACGTTACAAAATATGCTCAGGCAACTAATGTTATTGTGCAAATCAGCCAAAATAAGAATATACTGAATTTAACCATTGAAGATGACGGAATAGGCTTTGATAAATCTGAAATCGTATATGGATTAGGTTTAAAAAATATACAAAATAGAGTTCAATTGATTAACGGAACGGTTGAAATTGTATCGAATAAAGGAGAAGGAACTACCATAAATGTGGAATGCTATGTATGA
- a CDS encoding AAA family ATPase — MNLDIENKLIPIRESVLKIRSFNDCIKDGSNQPILEYIVDNLIEPGIGLLLGKSNVGKSICAVQIGNNISSGTKVFELLSTTKNRVMIIDCEMTDRQIANRYQYSDGDFYQFSNDFYRSKLKVNILEKNFLKKLIDSIKLSIIEYEIKFLIIDNLMSIIYDLNKPSLVLDFFVHIKKLQEDTFISILLIGHPRKGIELSEKMDLEDTYGSSYIGNFLDYALGLRKSKSNPSEIVLKLLKTRMDINNFNSENVIILE, encoded by the coding sequence ATGAATTTAGATATAGAAAATAAATTAATACCTATAAGAGAATCGGTATTGAAAATAAGATCATTTAATGATTGTATTAAAGACGGATCAAATCAACCAATACTTGAATATATAGTTGATAATTTGATAGAACCTGGTATTGGGCTTTTACTTGGTAAAAGTAATGTTGGTAAGTCTATTTGTGCAGTTCAAATTGGAAATAATATATCAAGTGGAACTAAAGTTTTTGAATTGCTATCTACTACGAAGAATAGAGTAATGATTATTGATTGTGAAATGACAGATCGGCAAATTGCAAATAGATATCAATATTCAGATGGGGACTTTTATCAATTTAGTAATGATTTCTATCGTTCAAAATTGAAAGTAAATATTTTAGAAAAAAACTTTCTCAAAAAATTAATTGATAGTATCAAATTATCTATCATCGAATATGAGATTAAATTTTTAATTATTGATAATTTGATGAGTATTATATATGATCTAAATAAACCTTCTTTAGTTCTTGATTTTTTTGTTCATATTAAGAAATTACAAGAAGATACATTTATATCGATATTATTAATTGGACATCCAAGAAAAGGAATTGAGTTATCGGAAAAAATGGATTTAGAAGATACATACGGAAGTAGCTATATTGGGAATTTCTTGGATTATGCACTTGGATTAAGAAAATCTAAATCCAATCCTTCCGAAATTGTTCTGAAGTTGTTAAAAACAAGAATGGATATTAATAATTTCAATTCTGAAAATGTTATTATACTAGAATAA
- a CDS encoding helix-turn-helix domain-containing protein, whose amino-acid sequence MSQNYTRLPLQERFKIEKYLDQKLSISSIAVLLNRNKSTISREVKK is encoded by the coding sequence ATGAGCCAAAATTATACAAGATTACCCCTTCAAGAACGATTTAAAATTGAAAAATATTTAGATCAAAAACTTTCTATTTCATCCATTGCTGTTTTATTAAATCGAAACAAAAGCACTATCTCCAGAGAAGTAAAAAAGTAA